A region of the Variovorax sp. 54 genome:
GCGTACGAGGGCTCGATGCGCGCGGTGGCCAGCAGCTCGGCGATCACGGCCTCGTGCTTGTCGGAGCTCTGGCGCAGGTCGACGGTGGCCAGGTGGAAGCCGAACACCTCCACCGCGCGGATCAGCGGGCGCAGGCGCGGCGCGGCGAGCACGGCGCCGTGCTTCTCGACCAGCGACTCTTCGATGGTGCGCAGCTCGGCCAGAAACTCTTCAGCATTGGCATACGGGTTCTGCGGCGCGACCGCATGGCGCGCGGCCTCGCCGCCGCTGAGTTCACGCAGCGTGGCGGCCAGGCGCGCGTACACGCCCGTGAGCGCGCGGCGGTAGGGCTCGTCCTTGCGGTGCTCGCTGGTGTCGGGCGAACGCTCGGCCAGCGCCTGCATCTCGACCGACACGTCGACCAGCGTGGCCGACAGCGACAGCTCGCCGCCGAGGTAGTGCACCTCGGTGAGGTAGTGGCGCAGCGCCAGTTCCGACTGGCGGCTCAGCGCGTACTCGAGCGTCTCGGCCGTGACGTTGGGGTTGCCGTCGCGGTCGCCGCCGATCCACTGGCCCATGCGCAGGAAGGGCGCGACCGAGGGCGTGACGCCGCTCTGGACCAGGGCCTTTTCGAGGTCGGCGTACACGCGCGGGATTTCGCGCAGGAACGTGGCTTCGTAGTAGCTCAGCGCGTTCTCGATCTCGTCGGCCACGGTGAGCTTGGAGAAGCGCAGCAGGCGCGTCTGCCAGATCTGCGTGACGCGGATGCGCATCTGGGTTTCGTTCTCGGCCAGCTCGATGGGCGAGAGCGCGTCTTTGCCGCCTGCATAGGCGTTCTGGCGCAGCTTGATCTCGTCGCGCGTGGTGAGCAGCAGGGCGATGGCGCGCTCGGCATCGAGGATGCTCTTGCGCTGCACTTCGGTCGGGTGCGCCGTGAGCACGGGCGACACGTAGCTGTGGGCCAGCGAGGCGACGATCTCGTCGGGCTTGATACCGGCCTTGCGGATGCGCACAAGGGCGGTCTGCAGGTCGCCGTCGGCCTGCACGCCTTCGCGCTCGGCCTCGGTGCGGCGGCGGATCTGGTGGCGGTCTTCGGCCAGGTTGGCCAGGTGGCTGAAGTAGGTGAAGGCGCGGATCACGCGCACCGTTTCGGCGGCGCTCAGGCCCTTGAGCAGGTTCTTCAGTGCGCGGTCGGCGGCATGGTCGGCGTCGCGCCGAAACGACACGGAGAGGGTGCGGATCTTCTCGACCAGCGCGTAGGTTTCGTCGCCCTCCTGCTCCCGGATCACGTCGCCGAGGATCCGGCCTAACAGCCGGATGTCGTCGATCAATGGCTGGTCTTCGGTCTGGCGGCGCTTGGCGGGGATGGCAGGAGTCTTGCTGGCTTTCATTCGATGTTGTTCCTGGGGACTTGAATGGACGCGCCGCCTCCGTTGCTGCGGCGCAACATGCTAGCATTCCGGAGGTCAGAAACCACGTACTTTTTGGGAGCGATCTTGAGCAATATCGTGATCGCCACGCGCGAAAGCCGGCTGGCCCTGTGGCAGGCCGAACACGTGCAAACGCTTTTGCAAGAACGCGGCCACACCGTCAGCCTGCTGGGCATGACGACCCGCGGTGACCAGATCCTGGACCGCACGCTGAGCAAGGTCGGCGGCAAGGGACTCTTCGTCAAGGAACTCGAAGCCGCGCTCGAAGACGGGCGCGCCGACATCGCCGTGCATTCGCTCAAGGATGTGCCGATGGAGCTGCCCGAGGGCTTCACGCTGGCCTGCGTGCTGGAACGCGAAGACCCGCGCGACGCGCTGGTGTCGCCCGGCTACGCCTCGCTCGAGGAACTGCCGCAGGGCGCGGTGGTTGGTACCTCGAGCCTGCGCCGCGTGGTGCTGCTGCGCGCGCAGCGGCCCGACCTGCGCATCGAACCGCTGCGCGGCAACCTCGACACCCGCCTGCGCAAGCTCGACGAAGGCCACTACGACGCCATCGTGCTCGCGGCGGCCGGGCTCAAGCGGCTGGGCCTCGAAGACCGCATCCGCGTCGCCTTCGATCCCGACACCATGCTGCCCGCCGCAGGGCAGGGCGCCCTCGGCATCGAGGTGCGCGCCGACCGCCAGGACCTCATCGACCTGCTGGCCCCGCTGGCGCACCGCGGCGACTGGCTCTCGACCACCGCCGAGCGCGCCGTGAGCCGCGCGATGGGCGGCAGCTGCTCCATGCCGCTCGCGGCCCATGCGCGTCGGCAGGCCGACGGCACGCTGCGCATCGACGCCGCCTGGGGCGACCCGGAAGGCGACGCGCCGCTGGTGCGCGTGCACGCCCAGGCCGAGGCCGGCGACTTCGCGACGGCCGATGCGCTCGGCCAGCACGCCGCGAGCCTGCTGCGCGACGCCGGTGCCCACTGATCGCCGTGGGCGCTGAGCGATGAGCGCGGGGCCCGTCATCGTCACGCGGCCCGCGCATGAAGCGGCGGCGTGGGTGCGCGATTTCCAGTCGGCCGGGCTTGATGCCGTGGCGCTGCCGTTGATCGCCATCGCACCCGCGCTCGATGTGGAACCGCTGCGCGCGGCCTGGGCGCGGCTCGCGGACTACGCGGCGCTGATGTTCGTGAGCGCCACCGCCGTCGATCATTTCTTCCAGCACCGGGGCACCTCGGCACTCGCCGGTTGCCGCTTCTGGGCCACCGGCCCCGGCACCGAGCGCGCGCTGCTGCGCGCCGGCGTGCCGCCCGCCGCCATCGACGCGCCGCCACCCGGCGCCACGCGCTTCGACTCCGAGGCGCTGTGGGCGCTGGCGCACGGGCAGGTGTCGCCCGGTGTGCGCGTGCTCATCGTGCGCGGCGGCGATGAAGCGGGCCAGCCGGCCGGCCGGCAATGGCTCGCCCGGGAGATCGATGCCGCCGGCGGCGTGCGCGACACCGTCGTGGCCTACCGGCGCCTCGCGCCTGCGCTCGACGATGCACAGCGCCGCATCGCGACCGAAGCCGCCGCCGGACACGGCATCTGGCTCTTCAGCAGCTCGGAAGCCATCGGCAACCTGCAGCGCGCGCTGCCGGGCACCTCGTGGCAGGCCGCACGCGCCATCGCCACCCATGCACGCATCGGCGAAGCCGCACAGGCCGCGGGTTTCGGGGCGTTGCGTGTCTGCACACCCCTGCGGGAAGCGCTGATCGCGTCGATAGAATCCTTCGCATGAGCGCCGCGTCCCCGTCCGACGACCTTTCTCCCCCTTCCGCCCCCACGGCGCACCCCTCGGTGCATGTGCCCGCCACGGTGGCGCCGCACCAGACGCCCGCCGCCCAGGCGGCCGCGGCCACCCTGCTGGCGCGCATCGGCATGGGCCTCGTGGCCCTCGTGGCGCTGATCGCGCTGCTGTCGACGATCGCGCTGTGGCAGAAGGTCAGCGGCATGAAGGAACAGCTCGCGCGCCAGAGCGCCGAGGCCACCGCCCAGTCGATGGAAGCGCGCACGCTGGCGCGCCAGGCCAGCGACACGGTGCGCGATGCCGCCGCCCGCGTGGCCCTCATCGAGACCCGTGTGGCCGAAGTCGCGCTGCAGCGCTCGCAGCTGGAAGAACTCATTCAAAGCCTCTCGCGTTCGCGCGACGAGAACCTGGTGATCGACATCGAATCCGCCGTGCGCCTCGCGCTGCAGCAGGCACAGGTCACCGGCAGCCTCGAGCCGCTGCTCGCCGCGCTCAAGGCCGGCGACCTGCGCATCGGACGCGCCGCGCAGCCCCGGCTCGCGCCCGTGCAGCGCGCCATGCAGCGCGATGCCGACCGCCTGCGCAGCACCGCCAGCACCGACGGCGCCGAAGCGTTGCAGAAGCTCGACGAGCTGGTGCGCAGCGTGGACGACCTGCCCACGCTCAACGCGGTCGCCGTGCGCGGCACCGGCGTCAACGCCTGGCGTCCCGAACCCATTCCCGCCGATGCGCCCTGGTGGCAGCGCGTGCTGCTGACCATCCGCGGCGAAGCCCGTTCGCTGGTGCGCGTGGGCCGCATCGAGAGCCCCGAAGCCGTGCTGCTGGCGCCCGAGCAGTCGTACTTCCTGCGCGAGAACCTCAAGCTGAAGCTGCTCAATGCACGGCTGTCGCTGTTGTCGCGCCAGATGGACGCCGCGCGCGGCGAACTGGGCCAGGTCACCGCATCGCTCAACCGCTATTTCGATCCGGCCTCGCGCCGCACGCAGGCCGCGGCCACGCAGCTGCAGCAACTGCAGCAGCTCGTGCGCAGCACGGAGCCGGTGCGCATCGACGACACGCTGGCCGCGCTGACCACCGCGGCCGCAGGGCGCTGATCCGTTCATGCGCGCTGCAATCTGGCTCCTCGCGCTGTTCGCCGTCGCTGCGGCGGTGGCGCTGTTCGCCGGCAACAACCAGGGCACGATCACCGTGTTCTGGCCGCCGTGGCGGGTCGACCTTTCGCTGAACCTCGTGCTCGTGATCCTGTTGCTGACCTTCGTGCTGCTGCACGTTGCGTTGCGCGCGCTCGCGGCACTGTTCTCGCTGCCCACGCAGGCGCGCCACTGGCGGCTGCAGCAGAAGGAACGCATGCTGCACTCCGCCTTGCTCGATGCGATGGTGCAGCTGATTGCCGGCCGCTTCTCGCGCGCACGCAAGGCCGCGCAGGCCGCGCTCACCCAAGAAAAGACACTGGCTGCGCTTGGCGCCGACCTGCCGCAAGCGCAGCAGGTGCGCGTGCTGTCGCATCTGCTGGCCGCCGAAGGCGCACAAGCCCTGCAAGACAAGGCGGCGCGCGATGCGCATCTGCAGCAGGCCCTGAACGAAAGCGCTGACCGCACCGTGCTCGCGAGCCCGGAAACCCGCGAAGGCGTGCAGCTGCGCGCCGCCCGCTGGGCGCTTGACGACCGCGACCCCACGGCCGCGCTCGCGCGGCTCGAAGAACTGCCGCAGGGCGCGCAGCGTCGCACGCTGGCGCTGCGGCTGCGGCTCAAGGCCGCGCGCCAAGACCGTCGCACGGTCGAAGCACTCGACACCGCGCGCCTGCTGGCCAAGCACCGCGCCTTCTCCGACGCGGCGGCGCAAAGCATCGTGCGCGGCCTCGCGACCGAACTGTTGACCGGCGCACACGACCCGGCGCAGCTGCTGCGTGCGTGGTCCGAGCTGGATTCCGCCGAACGCCAGATGCCCGAGGTGGCCATCCACGCGGCCCAGCGCATGGTCGCGCTGCGCGGTGACCTGGCACTGGCACGCGGCTGGTTGCTGCCGGCCTGGGAACGCATGGTGGCGAACCCGCGCGGCCTCGGCGATGCGCTGCGCGTGAAGCTCACGCGCGCGCTCGAAGCAGGGCTCGACTCGGTCGACGCCGACTGGCTCGCACGCATCGAGAGTGCGCAGCGCAACAACCCACGCGACCCGAACCTGCAGTACCTCGCCGGCATGGCCTGCATGAAGCGCCAGCTGTGGGGCAAGGCCCAGCAGCTGCTCACGCAAGCCGGGCTCGGCTTGCAGGACCCCGACCTCTACCGGCGCGCGTGGCTCGCGCTGGCCCAACTGGCCGAGGCGCGCGAAGACCACGCGCAAGCCGCCGACGCGTGGAAGCGCGCGGCGCAGATCGACAACACCCCCTGATCGTTTTCTGGGTCCGTCGTGCGCCCTGGCCTCAGGAGCACGCGGATTCCTTGGCGGCCGCCAGGCCCGTTGTTCGCACCGATGGCTTGCCGTTGCCGAAGATCAACAGGCTGAGGCCGGCCAGCACCCACACCCCGATGCCGCCGTAGAGCATCACCCACCCGAAGCTCTGCACCAGCGCCGCATGCACGACGGCGCCCGACGGGTCGGCCTGCGACAGCACCGGAAAGGTCTCGGGCAGCGACGCGAAGCTGCCCGCCGCGACCTTCTCCGCCAGCGCGCGCAGCTGCTCTGCATCGAGCGATGCCGACAGGGCGCTTTTCAGGTGTGCATGAATGCCTTCGAGCAGCAGGAACCCCATCAGCGCGATGTTGATGGCCAGCGTGATCAGCCGCGCGCTCATGTCCATGCCCGAGGCCATGCCCGCGCGTGCGCTCGACACCGAGCCCGTGGTGGTGTTGGTCACGGGCGTGTTCGTCAGGCCCAGCCCGATGCCGGCCAGCAGGCAGCCGGGCAACAGCGTGAGCCAGCTCGCGTGCGCCACGCCGCTGCCCCAACGCATCGCGATGAAGCCGAGTCCGATCACGAACAGCCCCGCCGGGATGACCACGCCGGGCCGGTAGCGCATCGACAGGCGCTCGGCCAGCGGCGGCAGCACGAGCGTGGGCAGCGTGTAGGCCAGCAGCGCCGAGCCGGCCGTGACGGCGTCGTAGCCCAGGCCGCTCTGGAAGTAGATCGGCAGGTAGATCATGAACGGCCAGAAACTGAAGTTCATGCCGATGGAGCCGACGATCGAGCCCGAGAAATTGCGGATGCGGAAGACCGAAAAGTCGAACATCGGGTGCGGGTTGATCGTCTCGACCCACAGGAAGACGGCGAAGCTGGCCAGCGTCGCCA
Encoded here:
- the hemC gene encoding hydroxymethylbilane synthase encodes the protein MLAFRRSETTYFLGAILSNIVIATRESRLALWQAEHVQTLLQERGHTVSLLGMTTRGDQILDRTLSKVGGKGLFVKELEAALEDGRADIAVHSLKDVPMELPEGFTLACVLEREDPRDALVSPGYASLEELPQGAVVGTSSLRRVVLLRAQRPDLRIEPLRGNLDTRLRKLDEGHYDAIVLAAAGLKRLGLEDRIRVAFDPDTMLPAAGQGALGIEVRADRQDLIDLLAPLAHRGDWLSTTAERAVSRAMGGSCSMPLAAHARRQADGTLRIDAAWGDPEGDAPLVRVHAQAEAGDFATADALGQHAASLLRDAGAH
- a CDS encoding heme biosynthesis protein HemY; the protein is MRAAIWLLALFAVAAAVALFAGNNQGTITVFWPPWRVDLSLNLVLVILLLTFVLLHVALRALAALFSLPTQARHWRLQQKERMLHSALLDAMVQLIAGRFSRARKAAQAALTQEKTLAALGADLPQAQQVRVLSHLLAAEGAQALQDKAARDAHLQQALNESADRTVLASPETREGVQLRAARWALDDRDPTAALARLEELPQGAQRRTLALRLRLKAARQDRRTVEALDTARLLAKHRAFSDAAAQSIVRGLATELLTGAHDPAQLLRAWSELDSAERQMPEVAIHAAQRMVALRGDLALARGWLLPAWERMVANPRGLGDALRVKLTRALEAGLDSVDADWLARIESAQRNNPRDPNLQYLAGMACMKRQLWGKAQQLLTQAGLGLQDPDLYRRAWLALAQLAEAREDHAQAADAWKRAAQIDNTP
- a CDS encoding MFS transporter, with amino-acid sequence MPLSPAGKNRIALSAVCLIALMFGLEISSVPVILPTLEKSLHGDFSDMQWIMNAYTLACTTVLMAAGTVADRYGRKRVLIVGVVLFGLTSLACGIAGNAWVLIVSRFLQGLAGGAMLICQLAVLSHQFQEGKERSKAFAIWGVVFGMGLGFGPIVGGAIVALSSWQWVFLVHVPLAVVALALVWGSVEESSDPDAKRLDLPGIVTLSLAVFGLTYYITQGPGLGFASPAAIGILVATLASFAVFLWVETINPHPMFDFSVFRIRNFSGSIVGSIGMNFSFWPFMIYLPIYFQSGLGYDAVTAGSALLAYTLPTLVLPPLAERLSMRYRPGVVIPAGLFVIGLGFIAMRWGSGVAHASWLTLLPGCLLAGIGLGLTNTPVTNTTTGSVSSARAGMASGMDMSARLITLAINIALMGFLLLEGIHAHLKSALSASLDAEQLRALAEKVAAGSFASLPETFPVLSQADPSGAVVHAALVQSFGWVMLYGGIGVWVLAGLSLLIFGNGKPSVRTTGLAAAKESACS
- a CDS encoding uroporphyrinogen-III C-methyltransferase, which codes for MSAASPSDDLSPPSAPTAHPSVHVPATVAPHQTPAAQAAAATLLARIGMGLVALVALIALLSTIALWQKVSGMKEQLARQSAEATAQSMEARTLARQASDTVRDAAARVALIETRVAEVALQRSQLEELIQSLSRSRDENLVIDIESAVRLALQQAQVTGSLEPLLAALKAGDLRIGRAAQPRLAPVQRAMQRDADRLRSTASTDGAEALQKLDELVRSVDDLPTLNAVAVRGTGVNAWRPEPIPADAPWWQRVLLTIRGEARSLVRVGRIESPEAVLLAPEQSYFLRENLKLKLLNARLSLLSRQMDAARGELGQVTASLNRYFDPASRRTQAAATQLQQLQQLVRSTEPVRIDDTLAALTTAAAGR
- a CDS encoding uroporphyrinogen-III synthase; the encoded protein is MSAGPVIVTRPAHEAAAWVRDFQSAGLDAVALPLIAIAPALDVEPLRAAWARLADYAALMFVSATAVDHFFQHRGTSALAGCRFWATGPGTERALLRAGVPPAAIDAPPPGATRFDSEALWALAHGQVSPGVRVLIVRGGDEAGQPAGRQWLAREIDAAGGVRDTVVAYRRLAPALDDAQRRIATEAAAGHGIWLFSSSEAIGNLQRALPGTSWQAARAIATHARIGEAAQAAGFGALRVCTPLREALIASIESFA